One stretch of Akkermansia massiliensis DNA includes these proteins:
- a CDS encoding Gfo/Idh/MocA family protein: MSIFSSRRQFLKSLGLAAGAAAAGNVLPGQALEIPAGDSLWKSGAQASPRPSGSMYMGGFKAPGLARIRLAFIGVGGRGFSHLAQMCVMDGVEIVGVCDLKEDLAKRGVDRVLSKMGKSPLSYSGGDTEYLTMLKELKPDAVIISTDWSTHAGIACDSMKHGAHAFVEVPLAVSLEELWNLVDTSEATRKHCMMMENVNYGRDELMFLNMVRQGVIGDLLHGEAAYIHCLVTQLGDTRGEGAWRPEYHTRINGNLYPTHGLGPVAQYMNLARGEDHFSRVAAFASPALGRNAYAKKHLPADHRWNNTPFICGDMNTAIVKTQLGRTIVVQLDETSPRPYSRANLIQGTEGTLAGFPTRVAGEKLGNGNYHEWIEGREKLAAIYEKYDHPLWKRIGNLATKMGGHGGMDFVMLSRIVECLRNGEPMDQNVYEGAAWSSLLPLTAHSIAQGGMPVEFPDFTRGDWKTTAPLAVVS, translated from the coding sequence ATGTCTATTTTTTCATCACGCAGACAATTTCTCAAATCCCTGGGGCTCGCGGCCGGAGCGGCTGCCGCCGGAAACGTTCTCCCCGGGCAGGCCCTGGAAATCCCTGCCGGGGACAGCCTCTGGAAATCCGGCGCCCAGGCGTCTCCGCGGCCTTCCGGCTCCATGTACATGGGGGGCTTCAAGGCTCCCGGGCTGGCCCGCATCAGGCTTGCCTTCATCGGCGTGGGCGGCCGCGGCTTTTCCCATCTGGCTCAAATGTGCGTGATGGACGGGGTGGAAATCGTGGGCGTATGTGATTTGAAGGAAGACCTGGCCAAGCGCGGCGTGGACCGCGTGCTTTCCAAGATGGGGAAAAGCCCGCTGAGTTATTCCGGCGGGGACACGGAATACCTGACCATGCTGAAGGAGCTGAAACCGGACGCTGTCATCATCAGCACGGACTGGAGTACCCATGCCGGAATCGCCTGCGACAGCATGAAGCACGGCGCGCACGCCTTTGTGGAAGTTCCGCTGGCCGTCTCCCTGGAAGAACTCTGGAATCTGGTGGACACCAGCGAGGCCACCCGGAAGCACTGCATGATGATGGAAAACGTCAACTACGGCCGGGACGAGCTTATGTTCCTGAACATGGTCCGGCAGGGGGTCATCGGCGATCTGCTCCACGGGGAGGCCGCATATATCCACTGCCTGGTGACGCAGTTGGGGGACACGCGCGGGGAAGGGGCCTGGCGGCCTGAATACCATACCCGGATCAACGGAAACCTGTACCCCACCCATGGACTGGGCCCCGTGGCACAGTACATGAACCTGGCGCGCGGAGAAGACCATTTCAGCCGGGTGGCTGCGTTCGCCTCCCCTGCGCTCGGGCGCAATGCCTACGCCAAAAAACACCTTCCCGCGGACCACCGCTGGAACAATACCCCCTTCATCTGCGGGGACATGAACACGGCCATCGTCAAGACGCAACTGGGGCGCACTATTGTCGTCCAACTGGATGAAACGTCCCCCCGGCCCTATTCCCGCGCCAACCTGATCCAGGGAACCGAAGGAACCCTGGCCGGCTTTCCGACCCGGGTGGCGGGTGAAAAGCTGGGCAACGGCAACTATCACGAATGGATTGAAGGCCGGGAGAAGCTGGCCGCCATTTACGAGAAATACGACCATCCGCTCTGGAAACGCATCGGGAATCTGGCTACGAAAATGGGCGGCCACGGCGGCATGGACTTCGTGATGCTTTCCCGCATCGTGGAATGCCTCCGGAACGGAGAGCCGATGGACCAGAATGTTTACGAAGGAGCCGCCTGGTCTTCCCTGCTGCCGTTGACGGCTCATTCCATCGCGCAGGGCGGCATGCCCGTGGAGTTCCCGGACTTTACCCGCGGAGACTGGAAAACCACCGCGCCGCTGGCCGTGGTTTCCTGA